The nucleotide window CGCCTTCCTTCCTCTATAGATTTTTCTCGCCTGTTTCTCGCAGAGGGATTCCCGTAAGAGACATACGAAGTCTTATCAATCGTCATGGAAACAACAGAAGCTTCCCTACTGAGTGAAATCTGGTATCAATACGCATGAGTTGATTTTAGAAGTGGTACCGTGAAAACACCGGTTAAGCATAATGAATATATCATGAACGTATCGAAGCGCAAATCAGAAAGACGACTGTACAATCTACTCTTGAtaattttggtaaaaaaaaggCAATCCCCTTTTTTCTAATCTTGGCTTGAAGAGCTTACCATATTTCAGCACAGTGACGGAATTTTCAGGGGTCCTTGGGCTATGGTGCCCTTGAAATATTGGTAGAAAGGTTACTCTTAAAGAATTTGAAATACGCTGCGTTGTTAGCGCGCAAGGTTGCTCTTGTAAGTAAGTATGTTTGAAACTACTACAGcccatttttttttgctaagcGAACAAGAAATCGATCGTCCAGTATGGTGGAACAAGAGctaaaattttttctttccctgtAAATGTTTGAAATGGCACTCTCGTTTTGTCAAAAGCGACAGTTCCCAGTTGACCATCccatttttaattcattttctgTTCTTGTCCTAGAATCGCATTTATTACGCTGTCGTGTTTGTAGGCTTGAACTTTGATCAAGTCTTAGCCGCAGTCAATCTTGAAGGAAGGCAGTTATTCGTACGATTGATCAGGCTTTTGGCGCGACAAACTTCAGTGTTCTGTTTTCTAATTATGTTTGCAGGTTGATTGAAAGATGCATTTCTTTTCGCAAGGTTCTTTGGTCGTTTTCTCTTTATTTATCTCTTTCCGGGCAGGAAAAGCATTTGACAAAGGTAAAGCGTGATACATTGAAGTGAaagttaaaaaagcaaaaaaaaataaaaaaaaaccgcgGATATAATGGTTAGTTAAGTCTGCAAGCCGCTAGTAACGATGATTGTAAGAGTTGCTAACAATTCAAACAaaagtttaaatttttgacctaCACGAAAAAACCATGGAGTAAATCAAGGTTCACTCGTATTGCCTATCAAATGAAACTCTTCAGCTGTCTTAACCTCAATGACTGATTGTCTGATACGCAAAGCTACGTATTATGTTTATCTTTTGAGACTTGCAAAAAGGAACTGTCCTAAACGTCTATTCCACTAGAATACTAAAAGTTTGTCTGTATTTCCacattttaaagaaatcaaaCAGAGCTCAACAGGAGAGTTTAAATATACTTAGATTTTTGGAATTgagttgaaacaaaaaaatccaaaactgctttcaaatgataaaacaagaaaacactgcCTATTTACCCTTATTCAATGAGTTAACGTGACCCTAGCAGGTACTTTAAATGTAGCACCTTACAAGAGAAAAATGACACCCGCATGCCAGGGCAGGTATTTGTGACATTTGTGAAATTCGGTTTGTATCAAAACAAGCGGCTAAACTTGGCGAAGAAAAGCGCTTTCGACAAAGCAACTGAATGGGTTTTAAGGTATTTTTCACATAAGTCATAAGGGGCAGAATTTGCTACAAATGAACTCTTTCATGTTTTCATTCTTTTGCTTAAGCGGATTCAAATTCGAGCGACGTGTGCAATCTTCCTTTTCaaccaaagaaaagaagaatctgaagcgaaatgtttctcaaaccagagaacAACACAGTGTGAAAGCTCTGACAACTTTCAATAATACATCTAAGTCGAGTCATAATGATACTTACCgtgaaaacaacaggaaaatcgAGAGGAAAATCCGCCACTACACAATCCGCCAAAACTCAGAGAAACGAATattatgctttttttttgccATGTGATTAGCCACATGATCTGCCATGTGTGGCGCTCGGATCCCAGCCAAATTCTGATACCTTAAACTAAGGAGCCAACAGGAGAAAGTTcattttaaagagttttccgTAGCGCTGTTTTGGTTTTTTCTGTACTCAGGCAGACCTCTTACAGCCCGAAACACGATATCCTGGCTCGAAGTCTAGGTATCCtcaactcaattggttttggttggaCTCATGCAATGGATAGTGATCTATCCGCTGAATGCAACCTTTGAGCAACCGGGGCCTGCCGTCCAAACATACCTCCATCAGTTAGAACTTCTTGAATTTGCATCAATCGCTCTGGAGGCGAATGGACATTCTACGAGGTCAAAGACTCTGCGCCGGGTTTTCTGGTCCGGGTCGATTATGCTAACTTTGAAATGCTTCTTTGAACTTTTGCCTTACCAGATGATCTTCCATCGGCCAAACGTCTTCTTCAAAAAATTGTTCCACTGGGCTCAATTCCTTCCATGCCGGACGGCTTCCCTTCCTTATCAGAGCTGAAAACAGATAACTTTGATTATAACATAAACAAAGGCAAAGTGAAAGTCATTGCTGATCTGGAGGACCCGGTTCATCTCCTGGGACAAGGCATGACTATCGATGATGTGAAAATGACTTTTCAGTTCGACAAGAACAGACCTGATGGGAAGTGGAAGTTCTACGCTGAAGGTGAGCGGAAGCGACGCTAAACGATCACTCTCGCAGAGGAAGGCCACATCAGTCCTAGAAAGATTTCATGACATATGTCTTTGTCTTACGAAGCCACGTAATACCGAGACTCTGGAATGTTAAAGACGGCAATACGGGAAAGATGTTAGGTTTTCAGATGTTACAATTACACAccgatttctttcttttttttatttgaagagACTACCCTGGTTAAATAGTCCTACTTAGTGAAGAGTAGCGCAAACGGACGATTTACCCACATAAGGGGCTTGTGAGGAAAAACCAGTGGATAAATGTTTATATATACCTGTATTTCTCAAAATGTGAAATCATTGCTCTGAAATTGTCTTCTATTTATCACATCAACACAGGAAAGTGGAATCAAGGAAATATGACTGCAACTGTAAAAATCGAAGAATCCAAAATCGGCGATCACCACACAATGGTTGCAGCCGCTGACATACTTAATGTGTATCAGGTAGCATCCCAGctttcagaaaagaaaagcgTGGAACATGCAGGAATCAATGTCAACACGCTGAGAAATCTCACTCTCCAAAATGTAGAGATGTACTCAGTATTTAAAGGAAATGACGACTATGTCTTCATGATTTCCGGAGTTCCCTTGCTGGAGGAAACACACGCGTCTGATTGTAAAGTTTTCATCCGCAAGACCCCCAAAAACAAAAGCGTATTTTCTGTCTTATTGGAGTTTGAACACGACCTTCCATCGCGAGCTCTATTGAAACTTGTCAGTGACGACCTTTTTAAGATCCCTTTCATTAACCACCTCATCGCCAAGACTCGCGTCTTCCGAAAGACAAGGACTAACTTCGGCTTTGTGGCATCTACAGGAGATGTGGACAAGCTACCACTGAGCTCCTTTGGTGATGGCATTTTGGCAGATGAGCTTCAATCCCATATTTCTAAAGGCTTAACACTGCTGCTTCCATTCCGTCTTGGAAACGAGGACAAGAAACCCGTGAAAGTTGCAGTAGTGGTGAATCCTCCCTTGGTTAAGTTCATTACATCACGCCACGAAAGAGTCAGCGTTGAACAGACACTCCATGCTCTATCACCCAGTTCAAAGATAAGAGTTCTTCCTCGTGGATTTCCAAAACTATCGACGGTGGACATCAACCACTTTAGTTATGACATTGGCCAAGAGACATTTACCGTTCATGCAAAAGTATCTGATACTATCGCTGTCATCCCTGGACTCCTAAACGTATCTGACGTCGACATTACCTTCCGGCACCGCGTTGGAGATGAACTGAACACGTGGTCATTCGAGGGTAACGGCCTGTCCGAGCTGGGAGGGGCAAAAGCAAATATCTCCTTAAAAACAGAAGATGAAACCAAAGTCGTTTTTATCACAGGAACCGCTGAGAAGATGTCAGTGAAATTACTGGCTCAACAATATGGCCTTTCCTTCATACCTGATGCAGAAAGCCAAGCAATCATTCAGAATAGTCAAATGAGTGACTTTGATTTTATCCAACCAAAAATCAAGTCGGCTActtcagaaaaacaaaagaaccgATACATCCACATTTCTGGCCTTGGAAACTTCCCTGGCGTTGAAAAAACCACTGAAGCTGAAGCAGTTGTGTATGAGGACAAAGGACAACTTAAAACATCTGTTGGTTTTATATTCCCAAAGATTCCCATGCCGTCCATCATCGAAGCACTAACAGGAATAGATGTAGATAACCTGAAGAAATTACTAAGAAATAGTTTTAACACGTCCCTGGTTCTATCGCTAGACGATGACGATTCTTTGTTCGAAAACCCGACCCTTTCTGGACTTTCATTCGAAAAAGGCATTTCCATGGTCGGTTTGTTCCGAATGCCCGAACAATGTAGAAATGACAAAATGTGCATGGCAGTTAAAACAATGCTTGACAGTGAGCAGTGGTATCGAGTTCAGGGTCTCGTGAAACGGGATGCCTTTACTATGGCAGGAATGATAAACCGAAACTACGTCTTGGGAAATGGACTTGTGCTCAAAGACAACACGATTAAATTAGACATAAGAGATGAGGCATCCTTCACTATAAACTCCAAATTGACTTTTCCCAAAGAACCACTTTCGTTCGTTGGAAATATAAATTTTGAAAACGGAACCGTGGAACTAGCCATGAGAAGTGATGGAGCGTTCTATCGTTCATACAATGGAGGTTATCTGACTTTTGACCAACTCGCACTAAACACTGAAATAATGAACTCCATCCCTCTGCAGAAAATTTCTTTAACAGGCCGGATGACCATGGGAACCACTGGTAGCGGACATGAAATAATGGCTCCCTGTTCAATCTCGTACCATGCGATGGATCCTGACTATAGTCGTATTGAATCCAAGCTGGACGACATGACTATTGATAAACTTGTGCAAGCAATGGAAATACCGAATGCGACCCTTCCATATTCGCTTGCCTACGCTCCATTTACGGACGGTTTGAAGGTGACTTACCATCCAAATATAAACGCAAAATCAAATTTCTCTATGCGAGGATTCCTTCATATCTTTGGTAGGCATTTTGACTGTTCCATCAAGATGAATGATTCTAGCCATCTCCACATGACTTCTTTGCATACCAAATCCCCATTTGTACTGTCCAATGGTTTTATCGTTCTTCAAGAGAGTATGGAGAATTCCAAGAGTGGTCCAAGGCTCAAGGTGGAAGTAGCTCCTTTGGATGTTAGCGTCAAAATGATTGGCTTCGCTCGCGTCCTTGGCACAGGGTCCCCAACGGAGATCAAGATCTCTGATGGTGGTACAGAATTCCCTGTGCGAGGAAATATCTTTGATATATCATCGACAGGATTGTATATATCATCGCCTGAGGTTATAGGAGCATCTGATACATCCTCATTCCAGGTGAGATGATAGTGGTGTTCCCCATTAGAGTGTTTGACCTGCTAAATTTAGATGTTCATAAAATATAACTGGGTCAAGGGCTAAACGAAatcttaattaattaatttatttattgtttgttATTTGAATAACAATGTAGAATAAAATTTCTTCTTAAATATaaaaaattcatatttgtactgcggttgtagatgaaagtgaagagtgatcatcggaaaatttactg belongs to Acropora muricata isolate sample 2 chromosome 9, ASM3666990v1, whole genome shotgun sequence and includes:
- the LOC136928010 gene encoding uncharacterized protein, whose protein sequence is MHFFSQGSLVVFSLFISFRAGKAFDKDDLPSAKRLLQKIVPLGSIPSMPDGFPSLSELKTDNFDYNINKGKVKVIADLEDPVHLLGQGMTIDDVKMTFQFDKNRPDGKWKFYAEGKWNQGNMTATVKIEESKIGDHHTMVAAADILNVYQVASQLSEKKSVEHAGINVNTLRNLTLQNVEMYSVFKGNDDYVFMISGVPLLEETHASDCKVFIRKTPKNKSVFSVLLEFEHDLPSRALLKLVSDDLFKIPFINHLIAKTRVFRKTRTNFGFVASTGDVDKLPLSSFGDGILADELQSHISKGLTLLLPFRLGNEDKKPVKVAVVVNPPLVKFITSRHERVSVEQTLHALSPSSKIRVLPRGFPKLSTVDINHFSYDIGQETFTVHAKVSDTIAVIPGLLNVSDVDITFRHRVGDELNTWSFEGNGLSELGGAKANISLKTEDETKVVFITGTAEKMSVKLLAQQYGLSFIPDAESQAIIQNSQMSDFDFIQPKIKSATSEKQKNRYIHISGLGNFPGVEKTTEAEAVVYEDKGQLKTSVGFIFPKIPMPSIIEALTGIDVDNLKKLLRNSFNTSLVLSLDDDDSLFENPTLSGLSFEKGISMVGLFRMPEQCRNDKMCMAVKTMLDSEQWYRVQGLVKRDAFTMAGMINRNYVLGNGLVLKDNTIKLDIRDEASFTINSKLTFPKEPLSFVGNINFENGTVELAMRSDGAFYRSYNGGYLTFDQLALNTEIMNSIPLQKISLTGRMTMGTTGSGHEIMAPCSISYHAMDPDYSRIESKLDDMTIDKLVQAMEIPNATLPYSLAYAPFTDGLKVTYHPNINAKSNFSMRGFLHIFGRHFDCSIKMNDSSHLHMTSLHTKSPFVLSNGFIVLQESMENSKSGPRLKVEVAPLDVSVKMIGFARVLGTGSPTEIKISDGGTEFPVRGNIFDISSTGLYISSPEVIGASDTSSFQAYGCLPGIHKEVLSAVDTLLKAAAVEADNFIQQATENLKEAKNYYRKATKNEEFYRQKLADEQTLLDKRIREVWLAEQRYNSSCEEKECAKSCIGCADWNRCCTRDVFGSCVECPSWNKCCYKSGDPVCVARNHGCDHIKKVARGNLEDARDIYLDQKRRVDNVTQAVFDSEFSKGKTKAVLDAAGKALSLIDRDSTIGIEASKSIKHYGLENVLKIHSICFQAPVDSLATSCINMSVNASVMGSDEVKTLPFHACLNKELVPRMARFLANYLFPDIGSTKQKRSLVNEEENYLPDGDPTNDRLTTFLRGRGLIRRTRDAESSDERENIEPFWDLIQQHDPLKEVKKVAPPTHPTMNNLKRKWKIPVSKAGRCKIYHQLLDICRDMMKTVKKMYGTYMYERYLFAKEKDRFTRKLKRVTKQLEISAKQVSGTEDQMQRIERSLKFVSDGVKKWSKKCDDELKHQETISVKAWVKAMDSRITSLGGEGVQRFLGNLFRAFDGLFESSSLPSKAARKAVTVMQGVRQIKAAFDEIFMKETTLGRANYHADRVLYNIAEIADNGIYCHKK